The sequence GCGGCGCGTGTTGTAGCGGGTGGCCCAGGCGAAGACCGCCCGGCGGGCCTCGGCCGGCGTGCTCCAGCCGGACGCGCCGGCCAGCGTCTCGCGCTTGAGGGTGGCGTTGAACGACTCGGCCAGCGCGTTGTCCGCACTTGAGCCGACCACGCCCATCGGCCGGACGACACCGAGCCGGGCGCAGAGGGCGGCGTAGGCCCGGGAGGTGTACTGCGCGCCATGATCGCCGTGGAAGATCGCCCCGGCCAGGCTGCCGCGGGTGGCGGCGGCCGCGAGTAGGGCGTCGGTGACCAGGTCGGTGCGCATGTGGTCGGCGATCGACCAGCCGACCAGCCGGCGGGAGAAGCAGTCGATCACCGTCGCCAGGTACAGGGTGCTGCCGTCGGCGCAGGGCAGGTAGGTGATGTCCCCGACGTACTTCATGTTCGTATCGTCGGCGGTGAAGTCGCGTTCGAGCAGGTCGGGGACCTGCTCATCGGCCGGCTCGGGCACGGTGGTGCGCACACCCGGCGACGCAGCCGGATCCCGGCGATGCCGTGGGCGACCATCACCCGTGCGACCCGCTTGTGGTTCACCCGGTCCGCCGGGTCGGCGCCGTCGTTGAGCGCGGCGGTCACCGGCGGCGCCCCGTAGGCGCGGTTGGACGGCTCGGCGGCATGCACCCGCCCGGATCCGCTCCGCAAGCTGCTCATCGGCGGACTGGCGGGCCGCCCGGGACTCGGCGGCGGCCTCCCACGCGTAGAACGAGCCCCGACTGACCTCCACCAGCTGGCACATCCGCTTCACCTCGAAGGCGTCCCGGTGGTCGGCGACGAACTAGAAGCGGGTCACCAGCGCGTCTCCCCGGCGAAATACTTGGCCGCCGCCCGCATAATGCCCCGCTCGGCGCCCAGCTTCCGCTCGTTCGCCTCCAGCTCGGCGACTCGGGCGCGCAGCCGGGCCAGCTCCTGATCGGGCGCTTCCCCGCCCGGCGGCGGAGCGCCGTCGGGTCGCGGGTAGCGGCCCCGGATCGGTACCCCGGCGGCCCTCAACCACGCCGACAGGGTCGTGTCCACGATCCCCAGGTCGGCGGCGATCCCAGCAACCGTCGACCCTTCTGTCGTCCGGTACAGCTCCACCGCGTCTCGGCGGAACTCCTCCGAGTACACCTTCCGCACCACGAGCCGATCATCTCGCTTCCTCCAGGTTCAGCCTGGATTCAGCGTGTCCACCAGACGGGGGCAGGTCCCGGTGTCCGGCCCGCTGGGGCCACTTGAGAGGGGGCAACCCCGCCCGCTGGCAATGCTCCCTCCTCTGTCCCTGCGCGCGCCGCTGGCCTTGACCGGGCAAGTTCGGCCGCGACCAGCGCATCCCGGATCCCGGCCCAAGCCCTTTCAGCCGCGACTCCAAGTTGCGGGGAGGGCGGGCCGCGACCCGATCCTCTACGGTCTCGGCATGGCCCGGCATGGATCCACCGTCGAGATAGTCAGGAAGCAAGTACGTGCGGCGACGGACGGGCGGGCAGGTCGTGCAGCAGCCTTACCTGCCCGCGCCGGCATCGCGGCGAAGCACGCCGGAAGACATCTCGGCCAGCTCGCCAAGTGGTTGGCGCACAGCAAAGAGCACACAAACTTCACAGTCCATTTGCAGGAAACTAACCACGAGCACCTGGCTTGGTTCGTAGCGGACTTGACGGGCATTACCGTGCAGCAAGCCCGAGGATACATTCAGGAGCTTCGTGAGGACGAAGAACTCCAAAAGTTCGTCCGTCACCGAGCGCGCGTCGGCCCACGTAGCGGGCTGATCGATCCGGAAGCACGCTTCGGGAGACGCCTCGGCTGGTATGCGATAACCCGGGCCCGGCAGCCGCGCCTCGTCGTGGAGTGCGGCATTGACAAGGGGCTCGGCACCCTCGCTTTTGCCGCCGCTCTTCGTAGGAACGAGATGGAAGGTGGAACGACTGGCCGAGTACTTGCCATTGACGTCAACCCAAGCGCCGGGGCGCTGATCGGCGGCCCGTATGCAGCCTACGTCGACCAGGCGATCGCGCCGTCGGTCGACGTGCTGCGATCACTGGACGAGCAAATCGACGTCTTCCTGCACGACAGCGACCACAACCTGGAGTACGAGCAGCAGGAGCTACTGATGGCCGCCGAGCATCTGGCGCCTCGAGGAATAGTCCTCAGCGATAATCCGTCCCTCACGCTGCCCATGTGGGCTGAGGCAGCGGGGCGACACTTCGCGTTCTTCCAAGAGCGCCCGCAGAACAGCTGGCTAGCAGGGAGCGGCTTTGGTGTCGCCCTAGACCGGAAAGCCTTCCTCGCACTGGGCTGACCACACGCGGGCACCGAGTGTCACTGCCACACCTGCTGTGCCGCCTCCTGCCGTGCCCCACCTGGTCAGCCAACTCGCCCTGGTTGGACGCTTGTGCACCTTCTCGGAGCATCGCGCAGCGGACGTCGGTAAGGCATCGGACAAGGCGGATGAGGGCGGCGCTGCGGCGCTTGCCGGCGGCGCGTTTACGATCGTAGTAGGCCCGTGAGGTCGGGTCGGAGCGCGGCGAAGTCGGAGACGAAAAGCGCTCGCTTGAGCTGCTTGTTACCGGCTCGGGGTGGGTGCTCACCGCGGATGAAGGTGCCTGAGCGGCGGGTGCCCAGGGCCAGTCGGCGTAGGCGGCCAGGTGCCCGGCGGTCGGGAAGGCGCCCGTGGTCGACTGCGAGGAGGACGCGGGCTGCGATCCTGACCCCACGCCGGGCATCAAGGTCAGGACCCGGGGCAAGAGGGTGGGCATCGAGCAGCCCCGGAACCGCGTCGGCGATCTGGCGCCGCCCGTCCGTATCTGGATCAGCGAGGTCGCCAGCCGGGGCAGGACCTTCTCCACGGCCACCGATCCGGGAACGACCACGGTGTGCTCGTCCAGAGCCGTAAACAGGTCTTCGACCAGCCGTTCCCCGCCTGGGGGCGCGGCCTTACGGGCCACGGTGGTGAGCCTCAGCATCCTCGCTCCGCGGACGCACCTTCTTTTGTCGGCTCTGCGTACCTGCGGTGGGTGTGAGGGACTCGCGCGCGTGAGCTGAGGCCGGGAAGGGGTCGAGGCCTTCCAAGATCGGGAGCGACCAAGCTGCCCATCCGGAAGGCCTCGACGGTGTCCGAGCCTAGGGCGTGCGCTCGCGCGCGCTCACGTCCTGATCCCTCCTACTGCGACCGCTGTGATCTGCTGGTCGGGCTGGTCGGGCTGGTCGGGTTCCACGTCGTCGAGGTCGTGGAGCATCTCGGCCGGGTGCAGGTGGTGGTCGAGTCGGCGCCCGAGCCGATGGGCTGCCGGGCCTGTGGTGTCCTCGTCGGCAGCCACGGCCGTCGTGACGTCGTCCTGGTCGACGTGCCCTGCTTCGGGCGTCCGGTCCAGCTGGTGTGGCGCAAGCGGACCTGGCGCTGTGCCGAGGCCAAGTGCACCGGCAAGGCGTTCACCGAGCAGAACGACGCCCTCGCTCGGCCACGGGCGCTGCTGACCACGCGGGCGTGCTGGTGGGCTCTCGGGCAGCTACGCCGCGAGCACGCCTCGGTCGCCGGGATCGCCCGGCAGCTGGGCACGACCTGGCGCACGGTGCGGCGGGCGATCAAGCCACTGCTGGAGGGGATGGCCGCCGACGAGGGCCGCTTCGCCGACGTCACCGCCCTGGGCGTGGATAAGCACATCTGGCACCACGTCTCCACCAAGCCAATCGAGAACGGTGGTCGCGGCCCCAAGGAGCTGACCGGCATGGTCGACCTGACCCGTGACCAGGCAGGACGGGTCCGCGCACGACTGCTGGACCTGGTGCCCGGCCGGTCGGGGAAGGCCTACGCCGACTGGCTCGCCCAACGCGGCGAGGCGTTCCGCAGTCGGGTCGAGGTCGCCACGCTGGACCCGTTCCACGGCTACAAGAACGCCATCGACGACCAGTTGGAGGACGCCGTCGCTGTCCTGGACGCCTTCCACGTCGTGAAGCTGGGCACCGCCGCGGTCGATGAGTGCCGGCGCCGGGTCCAACAGGAGACCCTCGGCCACCGGGGCCGCAAGGGCGATCCGCTCTACGGGATCCGCACGATGCTGCGCGCCGGCGCGGAGAAACTCACCGACCGCCAGTGGGCACGTCTGCGCGCGGCCTTCGACGCCGACGAACGACACCTGCCCGTGTGGCTGGCATGGTCCTGCGCCCAGCAGCTGCGCGCCGCCTACCGGCACCCCCAGCCGGCCGAGGGCCGCAAGATCGCCGAGCAGGTCCTCGCCTCGTTCCCGAGCTGCCCGGTCCCCGAGATCGCCCGCCTCGGCCGCACCTTGAAACAGTGGCGGGCGGCGTTCCTCGCCTACCTCGACACCGGCCGATCCAGCAACGGCGGCACCGAAGCGGTCAACGGCCTCATCGAGCTCCACCGGCGGATCGCCCGCGGCTTCCGCGACCGGGACAACTACCGACTCCGCATGCTCCTGATCGGCGGCGGACTCACCAGCCCCCACCTCAAGTAAGAAGAGCCCTTTTGTCGCTCCGCCCCGAGTCGTCCCGCCGGAGGAGCCGACCACCTAGTTCGAGTTCAGCGCCTCCGAGGCGACTACCTCAGGATGCTGTAAGTAGCTAGAAGTTTCGAAATAGGCAGCTGGCGCCTAAACAAGAACGCTGCAATGACGGGGCACAGAAGGGCTAAGCCACCGAGGATGCGACCCCAGCCAGTTGCACCATCGGCGAACGCGGCGTACTTGCACGCATACGCTGAAGCGCCAACGGCAACGCCCGCGAGTAAGCCGCCAACGTAAAACAGGAGCAGTCGCCGACCGTCGACGTAGCCCCAACTGATGGCCACCGCGACGTGTACGAGGTGTTGGACGATCGTGGCGGCCAACGGTGCGATGACAACCGGCACCCACGAATGCAGCTGCCAGGCGAGGACTGCCCCTGCACAACTGGCAACCAGGGCCAACGCTTGGGTGAACCAGATCCATGCGAACCGCCCGATTGCTTCAATCCCGCTCATCAGTACAACGGTTGGCATCTGCACAGCACCCAGCAGGACCAGAGGAACCGTCAGTGTCGCAGCCAACTCCCAGCCATCACCAAAAATCACTGGCAACAAGGCCGGGATGGCGACGCACCCGAGGCCAGCGATAGGGCCTACCAGCCATGCGATGACTCCCAGCATGTCGGTCCAGACGCGAAACGCACGAACCGGCGACTTTTCGTCATGACGAAATTCCGGGTACACCGCTTGGACTATAGCGTTCTGCAGCTGCTGTAGAGGAATCGACGATAGAACCTCAGCTCGATTAAGCTGACCCAGAAAGGCGGTACCCAAAGCATGCGATCCCGCCAAACGGGGCAGGTTCCCGGTCGCATAGGCCAGGAGGAAAGTAAGCATGATCTTTCCACTGAACGACAAGTGTGTACGCACGGGCCGCAGGTTGCCGGGCCTGCGGACAACGCCCCGCCCCAGGTAGAGGAAGGTGGCTAGCTGAGCCAGCTGCGCCGCTACCGGCGAGACGGTTAGGGCGATGGCCGAGGGGTGCACCGCTAGTACGGCTAGGCTGAGCGCCATACCCAGCAGATTGCTAGCCAGGATTCCTATACTCAGTTGACGGAAACGGCCCAAGCGTCGCACTAGTCCAGAAGTCAATCCAAGGCACGGCGATATGAAGGCACTTATCGCCATTACCTTCAACAAAAGTTCCGCGTCTGGCGCAGACCAAAGAGCCGACCAGAAACCAGATGTCAGATAGAGCGCCGACGCCCCAATCAGGCCGACTAGCAATGCCAACGTCAGGAGGCCCTCGACTGTAGCTGAGGTCAACGACTGCACGCGTGCCACTGTTTGGCCCAGACCACCATTCGCCAGGAGGCCAGCTAATGCAGCCACGGTGAGCGCCACGGAGTACGCACCGAACGCCGCTGGGTCAAGGGCGCGTGAGGTTATCGCGGCGTAACCGAATTGCAGAAGAATGGTGCCCACCTGAGATCCATAAATCCAGAGAGCGCCGATCGCCACCTTCCGCGACCCCGCCTGGCGGAGGCTCACAATCTCCCGCATTTCAT is a genomic window of Blastococcus sp. HT6-30 containing:
- a CDS encoding class I SAM-dependent methyltransferase, giving the protein MARHGSTVEIVRKQVRAATDGRAGRAAALPARAGIAAKHAGRHLGQLAKWLAHSKEHTNFTVHLQETNHEHLAWFVADLTGITVQQARGYIQELREDEELQKFVRHRARVGPRSGLIDPEARFGRRLGWYAITRARQPRLVVECGIDKGLGTLAFAAALRRNEMEGGTTGRVLAIDVNPSAGALIGGPYAAYVDQAIAPSVDVLRSLDEQIDVFLHDSDHNLEYEQQELLMAAEHLAPRGIVLSDNPSLTLPMWAEAAGRHFAFFQERPQNSWLAGSGFGVALDRKAFLALG
- a CDS encoding ISL3 family transposase, whose product is MSEPRACARARSRPDPSYCDRCDLLVGLVGLVGFHVVEVVEHLGRVQVVVESAPEPMGCRACGVLVGSHGRRDVVLVDVPCFGRPVQLVWRKRTWRCAEAKCTGKAFTEQNDALARPRALLTTRACWWALGQLRREHASVAGIARQLGTTWRTVRRAIKPLLEGMAADEGRFADVTALGVDKHIWHHVSTKPIENGGRGPKELTGMVDLTRDQAGRVRARLLDLVPGRSGKAYADWLAQRGEAFRSRVEVATLDPFHGYKNAIDDQLEDAVAVLDAFHVVKLGTAAVDECRRRVQQETLGHRGRKGDPLYGIRTMLRAGAEKLTDRQWARLRAAFDADERHLPVWLAWSCAQQLRAAYRHPQPAEGRKIAEQVLASFPSCPVPEIARLGRTLKQWRAAFLAYLDTGRSSNGGTEAVNGLIELHRRIARGFRDRDNYRLRMLLIGGGLTSPHLK
- a CDS encoding oligosaccharide flippase family protein yields the protein MAIGALWIYGSQVGTILLQFGYAAITSRALDPAAFGAYSVALTVAALAGLLANGGLGQTVARVQSLTSATVEGLLTLALLVGLIGASALYLTSGFWSALWSAPDAELLLKVMAISAFISPCLGLTSGLVRRLGRFRQLSIGILASNLLGMALSLAVLAVHPSAIALTVSPVAAQLAQLATFLYLGRGVVRRPGNLRPVRTHLSFSGKIMLTFLLAYATGNLPRLAGSHALGTAFLGQLNRAEVLSSIPLQQLQNAIVQAVYPEFRHDEKSPVRAFRVWTDMLGVIAWLVGPIAGLGCVAIPALLPVIFGDGWELAATLTVPLVLLGAVQMPTVVLMSGIEAIGRFAWIWFTQALALVASCAGAVLAWQLHSWVPVVIAPLAATIVQHLVHVAVAISWGYVDGRRLLLFYVGGLLAGVAVGASAYACKYAAFADGATGWGRILGGLALLCPVIAAFLFRRQLPISKLLATYSILR